In Tribolium castaneum strain GA2 chromosome 8, icTriCast1.1, whole genome shotgun sequence, the genomic window CAAGCAGAAATTCTATTGGGGACATAAGGAAATTCTAATTCCAGGTCTgacaattaacaaaaaaaaatatattttaacgtACTAATTGATGTAAcatagtttataaaaaaatgaacgaCGCTATGACGAAGCATCCCGAAGCCGACGTCCTTGTCAACTTCGCGTCGCTTCGTTCCGCTTATCAAAGCACCGTCGAAACGATGGAATTCCCCCAAATCCGAACAATCGCGATCATTGCCGAAGGCATCCCCGAAAATCAAACCCGCAAACTGATCAAACTAGCCAATGAGAAGAAGGTTGCAATTATTGGACCTGCCACAGTGGGCGGAGTCAAGCCAGGGTGTTTCAAAATTGGCAACACTGGCGGAATGATGGATAATATTCTACATTCGAAATTGTACCGCTCTGGAAGTGTGGCTTATGTTTCAAGGTCAGGTGGGATGTCCAATGAGCTTAATAATATTGTATCGAAAGCCACCGATGGTGTGTATGAGGGCGTGGCCATAGGCGGGGATAGGTATCCCGGTACCACCTTCATGGACCATATTATGCGTTACCAAGGCGATGAGAACGtcaaaatgattattttattgGGCGAAGTGGGCGGAGTTGAAGAGTATGAAGTCTGCAACGCCCttaagaataaaattattaccaaACCGTTAGTGGCCTGGTGTATTGGTAAGTAATACTTAAACGACtagtcaagtttttttttgttttttttaacaactgtcaatatcaataaaaatgtatgtcTATCTGACGTAAGATTgtctgaggattccaaatctgtcttcatttttgtgctacgacttttagtttttgagatattagACGAAATATGgttgagtttaattttttccaatttattaaaaatgaataaaaaataaaaaaaatggtaaattgATGTAAAACGACTTGTagttctttttattatataattatcGATTTCAGcacaaaattttgtggcaCTCCACTTAAAATTGCtcaaataatttgaataaaacaacttggtcaaaatttttatttacctgccttccaataaaaaaattgtacaggTCTCAATAtctgaaaatttatatcaaaagtAAGCCTAtctgacgtaaaattgtctggggattccaaatctgtcttCACTTTTATTCTACGACttgtagtttttgagatattatACGAAATATGGttgagtttgattttttccaatttattaaaaatgaataaaaaataaaaaaattggtaaattaaTGTAAAACGACTTGTAgctctttttattaaataattattgatttctgcacaaaattttgtggcaCTCCACTTAAAATTGCTCatataatttgaataaaacaacttggtcaaaatttttatttacctgccttctaataaaaaaattgtacaggTCACAATAaccgaaaatttatatcaaaagtAAGCCTAtctgacgtaaaattgtctggggattccaaatctgtcttcacttttgttctacgacttgtagtttttgagatattatACGAAATATGGttgagtttgattttttccaatttattaaaaatgaataaaaaataaaaaaaaattggtaaattaaTGTAAAACGACTTGTAtctctttttattaaataattattgatttctgcacaaaattttgtggcaCTCCTCTTAAAATTGCtcaaataatttgaataaaacaacttggtcaaaatttttatttacctgccttctaataaaaaaattgtacaggTCACAATAaccgaaaatttatatcaaaagtAAGCCTAtctgacgtaaaattgtctggggattccaaatctgtcttcacttttgttctacgacttgtagtttttgagatattatACGAAATATGGttgagtttgattttttccaatttattaaaagtgaataaaaaataaaaaaaattgttaaattaatgTAAAACGACTTGTAgctctttttattaaataattattgatttctgcacaaaattttgtggcaCTCCACTTAAAATTGCTCgaataatttgaataaaacaacttggtcaaaatttttatttacctgccttctaataaaaaaattgtacaggTCACAATAaccgaaaatttatatcaaaagtAAGCCTAtctgacgtaaaattgtctgaggattccaaatctgtccTCATTTTTGtactacgacttttagtttttgagatattgacAATTGTTTAATGgactttctttaaaataactaaaatttgaatataGGGACCTGTGCGGGCATGTTCACCTCCGAAGTCCAATTCGGCCACGCCGGCTCTTGCGCCAACTCGAACCAAGAAACAGCAACGGCCAAAAACGAGGCCTTAAAGGCTGCCGGTGCCCACGTCCCAGCCTCCTTTGATTACCTCGGCGAGGTGATTCAAGAAGTTTACGAAAAGCTGGTAATACAGGGCGTGATAATCCCACGTGCGGAAGTGCCGCCACCTACCGTCCCGATGGACTACTCGTGGGCACGTGAACTGGGCCTAATTCGCAAACCGGCCAGTTTTATGACGTCAATTTGTGACGAAAGAGGCCAAGAATTGATCTATGCAGGCATGCCAATCTCCgacgttttacaaaaaaatgtaggcATTGGTGGTGTGATTTCCCTGTTGTGGTTCCAGCGTTGTTTACCAACTtatgtttgcaaatttttcgaaatgtgTCTGATGGTGACGGCCGATCATGGGCCTGCGGTCTCTGGGGCCCATAACACGATTGTGTGTGCACGTGCTGGCAAAGATCTGGTCTCGAGTCTTGTGTCTGGGCTGTTGACCATTGGGGACCGGTTTGGGGGCGcgctagatggcgctgccAAGCAGTTCAGTGAGGCGTATGACACGGGCATGCACCCGGCCGAGTTTGTTAACCATATGAGGAATAAAGGACAGTTGATTATGGGGATAGGGCACAGGGTCAAGTCTATTAATAATCCAGATCAAAGGGTGAAAATTGTCAAGGAGTTCGTGATGGCGAATTTCCCGGCGACGCCACTGCTGTTGTACGCCTTGGAAGTGGAGAAGATCACAACGAGCAAAAAACCGAACTTGATTCTGAACGTTGATGGGGTGATTGCATGCTCGTTTGTGGACATGCTGCGGAATTGTGGCAGTTTTACCAGGTTTGTGcttttttattggtaacatttttttttaattttaaattgaaatcttccaacaaaaaacgcttaaagttctcgagtgtctaggtatgcaactcgcatgcgctcgttgcataacgacagccctcgaactttaataatatactaacaatgtatttttattgtttagtgAGGAGGCTCAAGAGTACATAAATATTGGCGCAATTAACTCCCTTTTCGTGCTGGGGCGCTCGATAGGGTTCATTGGCCACTTCATGGACCAGAAGAGGCTGAAGCAAGGGTTGTACAGACACCCATGGGATGATATTTCCTACGTACTTCCAGAGCAATATAACAACTAAGTTATTtggtttaagtttttattaattgctgGTTTAATTCGCGTGAGTTTTGTGTTGTCTCAATCATTTTGACTAAATCTTTtccttaatttattaatggatatttatatttttatatttatattaagaCGTTTCCTTGTGATTTCACAGTTAGGTAAGAGTGTGTCTTATGTActgtcaaaaataaagttacGATAAGTCAGTGCGTGGTAGTTTTATTGGTTTTGTCATGTTGGCAATGAAGGTCAGCATGTTATGCCTTAGAAACATTTTTCATGGGTGCAAAACAGTAAATCAAGTATTGACTGTAATAATTACGGTCTGGCAGACGTTATTATgggaaatttcaaaatttatccaTGATTTTTAAGTCGAAAAATTGCTGTGGTAGCACTGCTTAGAGAATCAACCAATCAGCGTCCAGTATTTCGAGTAAATACGCATGCGTGGTAACTTCGTTGGTAATGTCCTTCCAGTTTGAccagttttccaattttcttcaataattCGACAGTAATTAGAGTAAATTGTGAGATTTCACCAATTTTCCTAAAACAAATAGTTTTTCCACGATTTCTGAGTGGGAAAAGTTTCTCTGGTGACACTGTTTAAGAAAAGTCACCAAACAACCAATCAGCGTCCAGTGTTTCtgtgttttttcttaattaatttttgttttatcaacAAGGTATCTGATAAAAGgaatttgtgaaaatttaactaaaacgGCCTGAGCTTCAAATTCTAGTAATTTAGTTGTGTTTAAGTTAGTGTGGTAGCATTGTTCATTGTTCAACCAATCAGCGTTCAGTATTCGCAAAACTGCGTACGCACAACGTGTTGATAAACTTTTCGTTTGcattttcgtgatttttgtgtgaattttccaattttctgCTCAATTCCGGCTTCAGTGTTTGTCGGTTGTGACTTTTGATCAATTTGTGTTGCGAAATAGTGATTTCTTCCGAAGGCGTTCTTGCGGATACAAGGTAAGAAATTTGCGGAATTTTACCGAAAATTCGACGTAGGAAGCATTATTACGCTTCTGGtttgttgttttgtgctaaatttCATGATTTAATGCAATAATTTCACGTTAAGGTTATGCCTTAACCAATCAGCGTCCATTATTTAAACCGACGCGCCTACGTGATCATTtcataaaatgataaaaaaaatgttcgttcctgtttgaaattttattgaaagttgTTTAAAACCACCTTGAGCGACGTTAATGTCTCTAATTTAGCCATTTTACGCAAAATCTGGCTGTGTGGTTATTATCCAGTGGCGTAACATACGCCAGGCAACTGGGACAGTTGGCAGAAAATGAAATCCCTAGCCCAGTCATAACTTCAAAAAACTgaagcattttttatgttttctgcCAGGATGGATCAAGAACCCGCCCAAACTTTCTGCTCGTGTGTGGCAACACCTTTAGACTACATGATACAAACATATTTCCAAGTTAGGAACATAACTTCAGGCCCACAATACGAAATGTACAAACGCCGTTTcaacaatataatttttaaccaCTTGTCTGAAATCgtacaaaatttaacaattacAATATATTTCCCTCGATGTCAGGAATTACTTCGTAACGACTTGGGAACAGTTCGCTACATGTCCTGCATATGCCCCCACACTATCACTAGCCACTTTTACCCAGTTTTTGTCCAGCATTTTGACCCAAAACACGGCATCAAGCACCGATTATTGGACTTCACAAAACGCGATTCTGGGTTCAGTTCAATTCTCATCAACTTTGGTGTTATTGAACGAATTGTGGGATTTTGTGGCGACTATTGTTACCATGATCCCGGCAATCCAACTCCCAGTAACCACTTGCAAAGTCTCAGAACTTTGGGCCAAAGAAATGTGTTAAATTTGCCCTATTCTGACGATTTTGTTCCAACTTTGTTCAGCTTTTTGATTGATTATTTGCCAATTGATTTGATTTCGGCTTTGGACAAGTTGGGTCATGTGTGTGGTAATAACAGTGGACAGTCACAACTAGTCCGGAATTTGGTTTCCGAGTATATAAAGTGGAAGGAAGGGCAGGAACATGTCTTGTTGAGTAGTTACACTAGTTTCGTTATAAGCAACTTGGGGGCGCTTAATGCCTACTTGGAACGCTTTAAATGCTTGCCCTACAGTGTGGGGGCGCTGTTCACGTCAGTCTTGAACCGGTTTTTGCTCGTTTTCACCAATGAGATATACCGTGAGGTCGACGCGATTAAAATGAGCGACAATAGTGCAGTAATGTACTATTTCTACTTGACCAAGTTACGTGATTTGTTCACATGTTACGAGGACTCGGGTTATGTGCCCACCAAAGCGAGCGCCTTCTTGGACTCAGAAATAGAACACTTGGTTGATAATCTAGTTATTGACAGTAAAGACCAAGCAAAAATCGACGAGTTCCACAAAGAGTTTACAGAAATTGTGGATTCATTCTACACAAGAGCCAAGATATATATCAAAAATCTCCTCTCACAAttcccaaattttgataaatttgctTGGATCGTTCTTCCAGTTGCTGAATATAGCCAAGTCCATGAGACTTACCATTTGTTGCACGAATCTGAAACCACGTGCCACAACTGCCAACAATTGTTGCTAGAAGTGAGAAATATTAATATAGTGCTCGCCAACTTGCCACTACTGGAAATTGAAAGTGTGGTTGAAAAATGGTTGTTGGTTTTAAAAGAAGGCGATTTTCCCATGATTGCAGAAATGTTGGAGTATTTATTCTCGCTCCCAGCGTCTTATAAAGTGATGGAGGATCTAGTGGCTGTGAGTGGGAACGAGTGCAAAACAAGAGTAGTGAACAAAAACATAGGAAACATCGAAGTGGGGGCTATTGGGGACGTTTTTGCCAATGATTGGGGTGTTATAGAAGATATCATCAAGAGTCACCAAATTTCAGTGCTTGAGGATTAGATAATggatatattatatatatatatatatatatatatatatatatatatatatatatatatatatatatatatatatataaaatagtattgtttattaataattaaggcaaaaacataattttgcaatatttttttacataatgtaatatattttttaatagttatgTCTTCAGTGCAGCCCCGCACCCAGCCTGTGGTCCCCGTAATCATCGACCAGATCCTTTCCTGCAAACACCCTTCCTTCCAAATTGCGGGAAAAGCCGTTCACATTGTTAGTAAAATTTCCACTGTTCGTTTGCTTCACTTGTGCCTTTTCCAGACTTGTTTAATCGGCGTGATTTCAAACATTCACGTCGACTCTTTGGAAATAACATGTAACATCCAAGATCAGTCTGGTAAGATCAAAGGAGCCATTAATTGCGACTCCGAATCGGAAGTTAATTCGAAACTTGTAACTTTGATCGAAGGCAAGTATTCGAAAATTTTCGCTTCGATTCGCATCCAAAACTGCGAAAAAGTCGTAATGATAATGAAAACATTCCCGGTTGATGATTTAAATGAGTTGTCTTCGCACTTATTGAACGTTTTGAGTGTGAAATTCGAGGCGGAAGCTGAGTTAAACCAAGAACTGAGTTGTGCAAATACACTTGCTGATGCTTTGGAGATGGGTGAGGACTCGGCTACGCCTCGTATTAGTGAGTTTCAACGCttggtttttaatattgtGAAGAGTGATTTTTCCGAGTTTGGGGTCACGAGAAGGAATGTCTTGAAACAGTTTCCTTCGTATCAAGGACATGAAGTTAagtatgtttgtttttttttctcatgatTTGGTTTGATTGGGCCGTTGTAGCCAAGCTTTGGAACATTTGATCAGTCAAGGCGCTATTTACCTGACTATTGATCAAGATCATCTCAAGGCcgttacgaatttttattaatttaaaaaaataagttgtttGCTAATGTAGTAGGTGGCCGTGGTTGGCATAAGGCTAGCGCGCCATCTCACAAATGAGTTTGTAATCACAAATTACAGGTTTCTgttcaaattaatatttttatttttttataaaatctacactcgagttttaaattaatttaaattcaaccaagTAACTaaatacttggaaaaaaaatgcagaaatgttaaGTGCGCCCTCTGACGACATTAGCGGAATTATGGAGGACGGGAcgtttttttatacatttcaCGTCCTAGCCTTTATATATCCGTAATAAAAACCCAACAGTTcgtttcaaacaatttattcttAGAAAATACGCACTATGTGTTACACTCCAGCTTCTTAcctcttaattaattaataaattttttaaatttgataataaacaaatcttaATTGCATCAAATAAATAAGAACTAACAGCCCCTTTAATCCTCCATATCTGAATCTTCAATAACAATAGTATCAACCCCATCTTCTTTAACCACAAAATAATCCGATTGGTCGCTAAGCTCAAAGGCGGGTACTtcaataaaaacagttttgcCAACCTAAAATCATTTTTCCCGCCTTGTGCTGTAAAATATCGTGACATACCTCAGTTTTTCTCTTTTTGGCTTCTTGAATAACAAGTTGGCGCGCTGTTGGTCGAGTTATATGCAAGACTTCCGTTTCCTCATCTTCAAGTTTCGCATTACGTTCTTTGTGCAATCTGCGCAACACTTTAATCCGTTCTGCACGTTTCAAGTGACCGTAGTCGTTACAAATAAAAGTGTGGGGCACCACAGTGGGGTGTAACAACATCTGAATTTTCCCATTTTTCACGTGGTCCCCAAAGTTCCTCATGTCCTCTCTCAGCTGCAgttaatagtagtaaaaaaCGTAACGTCGGACCAACTTACGTTAAAATGGTCCTCGCAGCAAAACATCGGCGATTTTGGGTTTTTGGTGTTTGGTCTGCCAACAGCCTGTAGCCACTTTTTCCGGCGCACGGGGTTTACAGGGACCATTATAAACATCTTCTCGGGGGTTGTATGCGACGCGTTGGGGCACAATGGTACATAGcagaattttttgtatttgggACTTGGTTCTTTCCTAACCTCTCTTGTCCTAACCTCATTTGTGTGAACTTTGTTGTCCGTCAAAACCGTCACTCTTGTTACTTCTAGGAGAGGTTCTTCGTCCGAATCGATCAAATCCATGCCTGAGAGGCGCTCAAGTgacctaaattaattgaaaaataaataataacaaacctTGACAGGTCACAATTGACAGTTCACGGTTACAGAAAACTGTAATCGGTAATATGATCCACCGATTTTGTTGATTAATcgtcttgaaaaatttgcttaatttgcggaaacatttttttattacatttctaACCACTTCGACACTGGCACAATTCGTTGGCTGTCCAAAAATTGCGTGTTAGATATACAGGGTTAGTCAATAATGGGAATTTATATagttatgcaaccaataatactgaTTCCAACTGATCccttgtaaaaaagtttttttttgcctagttttctgtcatttttttattttctatgcatttttttttttcaataaaaactgGTATTTCTACCAAAACATCAAAAACAACGTTGAATTTGACTTTTTAATCTGGTTTTTAACCCTAACTTCTAACTcagattttccaaaaacatcaatttttttgaaaaatgagtcgactttcaagtttttttttcaactactATCTATTAAAACATCAATTACCTGAattttttatgactttttaaaAAGGTAAGGCAGAGTTTTATGCCAAAAATAAGGTAAACTACCCTGTTTTTTAAtgatgaaaaaatgtgagCCAGACGTAACAAGTGAATCTGtggtttttgtgaaaaaaatgtataaaaatttaaaaaattactaactaAAGTAAGCAAATAAATCTGAGTTAGAACGTTATAACGATTctgttaatgtcgccagaaaGCGCACTTGTTCTATCGTCAAGCAAACTAAGAAAATTCAGACAGGTAGAACAATAAATTCCCAAAAGTAAGAAGAGATcaacataatgcaaaaattttatggtcaactaaattaaaaaaaaacttttaccagTTTGCATTTTcgtgaaatttattaaagcctTGCGAgtacggttacagatacaagaaaaatattatgaaaaaatgtaTATCCCTATAAACCAAAGttgttcaaagacgctcaagtgAAGTGAAAACATCAAACTTCAAAGACTATGACTTTtgaatgaagtttattttggtGTTGGCTGGGCTGGAAGTGTTATgagaatcaccctgtagagaaataaaacactttaaaTTCTTTCGCCGACTGGTGTGATTGTCAGTTCGTTTAtctgaaaattaaaactgccaaaaaaaataaattttgcaaaatatgtaCCTCGACATTTTCGGGTGTGGACAATGCATAGCACACTGCATCTGCAACGTCTTCAGGCTTTAAAATTGGTTGACTTTTCATCATTTCCTGCCGTTCGGCGCTATATCCAGTACCGAGAGTCGTCATTTCGCTTATAACCAATCCCGGACTGACGCTCTATAAAAATgcatcaatttattttttttgccaaaacttcGTAATTACTGTAATTTTGATTTTCGACCCAAGAGTGAGAAACTCGTTTCGTAAAGTCCCGGCCAATGCCGTGACTGCATGTTTGCTGGCTGTGTAGGCATTGATTCCGGGAACATTCACAATTTTATGCCCGGCAATGCTACTAATGTGGACAATATGCCCGTTTATGTCGTTTGTTGTCATTGATTTCACCGCTTCTCTCGTGGCAATGCACAGTCCCATGACGTTCACATCGAAAATGTTCCTCCAAGCCTCGGTGTCTCCGTTTGCTAGGAAACTTTCTGTAGAAACACCAGCATTGTTGATTAGGATGTGGACTTGTCcgagatttttttcaacccaTTTGAAGGCTTTAATAATTTCGTCTTCTTTTCTCATGTCAGTTCTAATAGCGTGAAGTTTGCCTTGGAGCTTTTTAGCGCGCTCTTGGATCCGTTCAGAGCGACGAGCGAGTCCAGCAACCTCAAGAGTTTAGTTCTTTAGgggtagaaaaaaatatacttacaATAACACCGTTTGCTACCAAAGCGTCGGCAATTGCAGCACCAATTCCTGAACTTGCGCCCGTAACTATAGCTACTTTGCCCAtccatctgcttagtgaaagaaCCATTTTAACTGACTATTTGCCGGAATTAGTTCGTTTCATGGGAATAGTGCAAGCATTATATGCAAAAATGCAGTGTCAAGGATaaaccaataataatattgtGTTATTCATTAGTCCTTACTTACTGGTTAAGTTAGAAAAAGTGTTATAAAGATAATACGAAATTAATGTCCTAATTAACACAGACTGTTgtgaaattaattatatttagtACCAATAAATATTAAGCAGTTGGGAAcatttattgatgttatttaaTTGACTCAACAAGCACTTAAGAAATAAAACTctatttctttattatacagggtaatttttaaaaaacgagccATCCTGAATTTCTCAGAAAAGCAacatacaatttaaaaattgcgaagcaggtcaatttttattttcaggaagacacttttttagttttttaacattttatgaGTAAATAAAGGAATTCGGTTgtgtttttcttgattttctcAATATTTCCCTTAATTCGCCTTGATTTTTCCAGATTTCCTCTagatttttcctaatttttaaaaattattttttgtgaatttatttattatctgtTCACCGTAGTTTTTTCGTCATTCTTTCACAGTTTAtcataattagtaataaatatGAAATCATTGGAGATGTTCATTTCATTGAAATCAAAGACAAGTCAAattcagaaattttaatatgattatttgatttagtgttttttatctttctcgaAAATGGTCATttgggatttttttattctactggtgaaaaattaattccaaaaatttatgaatagaAAACCCTGAattatacacgtaaagaaaagttggcacTTTTTGCTCCTGA contains:
- the LOC657575 gene encoding replication protein A 32 kDa subunit isoform X2 is translated as MSSVQPRTQPVVPVIIDQILSCKHPSFQIAGKAVHITCLIGVISNIHVDSLEITCNIQDQSGKIKGAINCDSESEVNSKLVTLIEGKYSKIFASIRIQNCEKVVMIMKTFPVDDLNELSSHLLNVLSVKFEAEAELNQELSCANTLADALEMGEDSATPRISEFQRLVFNIVKSDFSEFGVTRRNVLKQFPSYQGHEVNQALEHLISQGAIYLTIDQDHLKAVTNFY
- the LOC657575 gene encoding uncharacterized protein LOC657575 isoform X1, whose amino-acid sequence is MDQEPAQTFCSCVATPLDYMIQTYFQVRNITSGPQYEMYKRRFNNIIFNHLSEIVQNLTITIYFPRCQELLRNDLGTVRYMSCICPHTITSHFYPVFVQHFDPKHGIKHRLLDFTKRDSGFSSILINFGVIERIVGFCGDYCYHDPGNPTPSNHLQSLRTLGQRNVLNLPYSDDFVPTLFSFLIDYLPIDLISALDKLGHVCGNNSGQSQLVRNLVSEYIKWKEGQEHVLLSSYTSFVISNLGALNAYLERFKCLPYSVGALFTSVLNRFLLVFTNEIYREVDAIKMSDNSAVMYYFYLTKLRDLFTCYEDSGYVPTKASAFLDSEIEHLVDNLVIDSKDQAKIDEFHKEFTEIVDSFYTRAKIYIKNLLSQFPNFDKFAWIVLPVAEYSQVHETYHLLHESETTCHNCQQLLLEVRNINIVLANLPLLEIESVVEKWLLVLKEGDFPMIAEMLEYLFSLPASYKVMEDLVAVSGNECKTRVVNKNIGNIEVGAIGDVFANDWGVIEDIIKSHQISVLED
- the ATPCL gene encoding ATP-citrate synthase isoform X1 is translated as MSAKAIREATGKNLINKHLPGGTAAVQCRFASVEPETKFSELVATHPWLKSEKLVVKPDQLIKRRGKLGLIAVNKDLAEVQQWISDRMNKEQKIGAATGKLRNFIIEPFVPHKDNEEVYVCIYSHRHGDTILFYHQGGVDIGDVDSKAVKLEVPVGESVDEKRITEALLSQVDASKKAMIANFVNNLYKLYVDLYFTYLEINPLVVTQKEIYVLDLAAKLDATADFICKPMWGEIDYPPPFGRDAYPEEAYIADLDSKSGASLKLTILNKSGRIWTMVAGGGASVIYSDTICDLGGAKELANYGEYSGAPSEQQTYEYAKTILSLMTQEKHPQGKVLITGGGIANFTNVAATFRGIITALVEFQQRLIEHKVSIFVRRAGPNYQEGLRRMREVGQTLGIPLYVFGPETHMTAICGMALGTRPIPQENNVEFATANFLLPSGEKEPNKKSLGVEGVDGGVAAAAACSRKIQDVTPNQVVHVEIPQNYKKGDSLGVQTPMFTNKTKSIVWGMQTRAVQSMLDFDFVCSRPEPSVVAIIYPFTGDHKQKFYWGHKEILIPVYKKMNDAMTKHPEADVLVNFASLRSAYQSTVETMEFPQIRTIAIIAEGIPENQTRKLIKLANEKKVAIIGPATVGGVKPGCFKIGNTGGMMDNILHSKLYRSGSVAYVSRSGGMSNELNNIVSKATDGVYEGVAIGGDRYPGTTFMDHIMRYQGDENVKMIILLGEVGGVEEYEVCNALKNKIITKPLVAWCIGTCAGMFTSEVQFGHAGSCANSNQETATAKNEALKAAGAHVPASFDYLGEVIQEVYEKLVIQGVIIPRAEVPPPTVPMDYSWARELGLIRKPASFMTSICDERGQELIYAGMPISDVLQKNVGIGGVISLLWFQRCLPTYVCKFFEMCLMVTADHGPAVSGAHNTIVCARAGKDLVSSLVSGLLTIGDRFGGALDGAAKQFSEAYDTGMHPAEFVNHMRNKGQLIMGIGHRVKSINNPDQRVKIVKEFVMANFPATPLLLYALEVEKITTSKKPNLILNVDGVIACSFVDMLRNCGSFTSEEAQEYINIGAINSLFVLGRSIGFIGHFMDQKRLKQGLYRHPWDDISYVLPEQYNN
- the ATPCL gene encoding ATP-citrate synthase isoform X2; this encodes MSAKAIREATGKNLINKHLPGGTAAVQCRFASVEPETKFSELVATHPWLKSEKLVVKPDQLIKRRGKLGLIAVNKDLAEVQQWISDRMNKEQKIGAATGKLRNFIIEPFVPHKDNEEVYVCIYSHRHGDTILFYHQGGVDIGDVDSKAVKLEVPVGESVDEKRITEALLSQVDASKKAMIANFVNNLYKLYVDLYFTYLEINPLVVTQKEIYVLDLAAKLDATADFICKPMWGEIDYPPPFGRDAYPEEAYIADLDSKSGASLKLTILNKSGRIWTMVAGGGASVIYSDTICDLGGAKELANYGEYSGAPSEQQTYEYAKTILSLMTQEKHPQGKVLITGGGIANFTNVAATFRGIITALVEFQQRLIEHKVSIFVRRAGPNYQEGLRRMREVGQTLGIPLYVFGPETHMTAICGMALGTRPIPQENNVEFATANFLLPSGEKEPNKKSLGVEGVDGGVAAAAACSRKIQTLTGYLMCVNCLKGDSLGVQTPMFTNKTKSIVWGMQTRAVQSMLDFDFVCSRPEPSVVAIIYPFTGDHKQKFYWGHKEILIPVYKKMNDAMTKHPEADVLVNFASLRSAYQSTVETMEFPQIRTIAIIAEGIPENQTRKLIKLANEKKVAIIGPATVGGVKPGCFKIGNTGGMMDNILHSKLYRSGSVAYVSRSGGMSNELNNIVSKATDGVYEGVAIGGDRYPGTTFMDHIMRYQGDENVKMIILLGEVGGVEEYEVCNALKNKIITKPLVAWCIGTCAGMFTSEVQFGHAGSCANSNQETATAKNEALKAAGAHVPASFDYLGEVIQEVYEKLVIQGVIIPRAEVPPPTVPMDYSWARELGLIRKPASFMTSICDERGQELIYAGMPISDVLQKNVGIGGVISLLWFQRCLPTYVCKFFEMCLMVTADHGPAVSGAHNTIVCARAGKDLVSSLVSGLLTIGDRFGGALDGAAKQFSEAYDTGMHPAEFVNHMRNKGQLIMGIGHRVKSINNPDQRVKIVKEFVMANFPATPLLLYALEVEKITTSKKPNLILNVDGVIACSFVDMLRNCGSFTSEEAQEYINIGAINSLFVLGRSIGFIGHFMDQKRLKQGLYRHPWDDISYVLPEQYNN
- the ATPCL gene encoding ATP-citrate synthase isoform X3; its protein translation is MSAKAIREATGKNLINKHLPGGTAAVQCRFASVEPETKFSELVATHPWLKSEKLVVKPDQLIKRRGKLGLIAVNKDLAEVQQWISDRMNKEQKIGAATGKLRNFIIEPFVPHKDNEEVYVCIYSHRHGDTILFYHQGGVDIGDVDSKAVKLEVPVGESVDEKRITEALLSQVDASKKAMIANFVNNLYKLYVDLYFTYLEINPLVVTQKEIYVLDLAAKLDATADFICKPMWGEIDYPPPFGRDAYPEEAYIADLDSKSGASLKLTILNKSGRIWTMVAGGGASVIYSDTICDLGGAKELANYGEYSGAPSEQQTYEYAKTILSLMTQEKHPQGKVLITGGGIANFTNVAATFRGIITALVEFQQRLIEHKVSIFVRRAGPNYQEGLRRMREVGQTLGIPLYVFGPETHMTAICGMALGTRPIPQENNVEFATANFLLPSGEKEPNKKSLGVEGVDGGVAAAAACSRKIQGDSLGVQTPMFTNKTKSIVWGMQTRAVQSMLDFDFVCSRPEPSVVAIIYPFTGDHKQKFYWGHKEILIPVYKKMNDAMTKHPEADVLVNFASLRSAYQSTVETMEFPQIRTIAIIAEGIPENQTRKLIKLANEKKVAIIGPATVGGVKPGCFKIGNTGGMMDNILHSKLYRSGSVAYVSRSGGMSNELNNIVSKATDGVYEGVAIGGDRYPGTTFMDHIMRYQGDENVKMIILLGEVGGVEEYEVCNALKNKIITKPLVAWCIGTCAGMFTSEVQFGHAGSCANSNQETATAKNEALKAAGAHVPASFDYLGEVIQEVYEKLVIQGVIIPRAEVPPPTVPMDYSWARELGLIRKPASFMTSICDERGQELIYAGMPISDVLQKNVGIGGVISLLWFQRCLPTYVCKFFEMCLMVTADHGPAVSGAHNTIVCARAGKDLVSSLVSGLLTIGDRFGGALDGAAKQFSEAYDTGMHPAEFVNHMRNKGQLIMGIGHRVKSINNPDQRVKIVKEFVMANFPATPLLLYALEVEKITTSKKPNLILNVDGVIACSFVDMLRNCGSFTSEEAQEYINIGAINSLFVLGRSIGFIGHFMDQKRLKQGLYRHPWDDISYVLPEQYNN